The Thermobispora bispora DSM 43833 genome window below encodes:
- the lepB gene encoding signal peptidase I, with the protein MTSNGQGAGGRRPGDDGVDVIGEGVQEQAAREEQQEQGRKKRKKEPSFWRELPILIVIALALALLIKTFVVQAFYIPSESMENTLLTNDRVLVNKLVYHVRDIERGDIVVFSGVDSWDPEVEVDEPANPVARAIRWIGITFGLIPGEKDYIKRVIGIPGDRVKCCDAKGRITVNGVPLDEEEYLYPGDEPSKQEFEITVPPGRLWVMGDHRSVSMDSRLHQGDPGGGTIPIDKVIGRAFVIIWPLDRVRVLPIPETFTRPALQAAAGAAPMLLGVAAAVPLAVLRRRMTRR; encoded by the coding sequence ATGACTAGCAATGGGCAGGGGGCCGGCGGCCGCCGCCCCGGCGACGACGGGGTGGACGTGATCGGGGAAGGCGTCCAGGAGCAGGCGGCGCGCGAGGAGCAGCAGGAGCAGGGGCGGAAGAAGCGGAAGAAGGAACCCTCCTTCTGGCGTGAGCTGCCCATCCTCATCGTGATCGCTCTCGCGCTCGCCCTGCTGATCAAGACCTTCGTGGTGCAGGCGTTCTACATCCCATCCGAGTCGATGGAGAACACCCTGCTCACGAACGATCGCGTCCTCGTGAACAAGCTCGTTTACCATGTGCGCGACATCGAGCGCGGCGACATCGTGGTCTTCTCCGGGGTCGACTCGTGGGACCCCGAGGTCGAGGTCGACGAGCCGGCGAACCCGGTCGCGCGGGCCATCCGCTGGATCGGGATCACGTTCGGCCTGATCCCCGGGGAGAAGGACTACATCAAGCGCGTCATCGGCATCCCCGGTGACCGGGTCAAGTGCTGCGACGCCAAGGGCCGGATCACGGTGAACGGCGTGCCGCTCGACGAGGAGGAGTACCTCTACCCGGGCGATGAGCCGTCGAAGCAGGAGTTCGAGATCACGGTGCCGCCTGGCCGGCTGTGGGTGATGGGCGACCACCGGTCGGTCTCCATGGACTCCCGGCTCCACCAGGGCGACCCGGGCGGGGGAACGATTCCGATCGACAAGGTGATCGGCCGGGCGTTCGTCATCATCTGGCCGCTGGACCGGGTGCGGGTCCTGCCGATCCCGGAGACCTTCACGCGGCCGGCGCTCCAGGCGGCGGCCGGGGCCGCACCGATGCTGCTCGGTGTCGCCGCCGCCGTCCCGCTCGCCGTACTGCGCCGCCGGATGACGAGGCGGTAG
- the lepB gene encoding signal peptidase I: MANTEKKNKKLDKRGEAAGPKKGSGFRDTVLFAGIGLVIAILIHTFVLQSFYIPSESMQNTLQVNDRVIVNKLAYRFGPVQRGDIVVFKGWDGEDTIKRVIAVGGDRVKCCDAKGRITINGEPLDETEYLYPGDDPSQRRFDVKVPAGRLWLMGDHRSNSLDSRSHMERDDRYLGTVSEEDVIGRAFVRYWPPSRVSLLSRPDAFSAIR; encoded by the coding sequence ATGGCGAACACGGAGAAGAAGAACAAGAAGCTCGACAAGCGGGGCGAGGCGGCGGGGCCCAAGAAGGGCTCGGGGTTCCGCGACACCGTGCTGTTCGCGGGCATCGGGCTCGTGATCGCCATCCTCATCCACACGTTCGTCCTGCAGTCGTTCTACATCCCGTCGGAGTCGATGCAGAACACGCTGCAGGTGAACGACCGGGTGATCGTGAACAAGCTCGCCTACCGGTTCGGCCCGGTGCAGCGCGGCGACATCGTGGTCTTCAAGGGCTGGGACGGCGAGGACACGATCAAACGCGTGATCGCCGTCGGCGGCGACCGGGTCAAGTGCTGCGACGCCAAGGGCCGGATCACGATCAACGGCGAGCCGCTCGACGAGACCGAGTACCTGTACCCGGGGGACGACCCGTCCCAGCGGCGGTTCGACGTGAAGGTGCCGGCGGGCCGCCTCTGGCTGATGGGGGACCACCGGAGCAACTCGCTCGACTCCCGGTCGCACATGGAGCGGGACGATCGGTACCTGGGCACGGTCTCCGAGGAGGACGTCATCGGCCGGGCGTTCGTCCGCTACTGGCCGCCCTCCCGGGTGTCCCTGCTGTCGCGGCCTGACGCGTTCTCGGCCATCCGCTGA
- a CDS encoding ribonuclease HII has protein sequence MRTAFRPRPGVLRRDAGLYGYERALARKGFAPVAGVDEAGRGACAGPLVVASVILGRRIAGLADSKLLGEPVRERLHDRVVAAAQAVSVVVIPPGEIDEHGLHKCNVAGVRRAVAGLGLEPGYILVDGFPVPGLPAPSLAMWKGDRVAACVAAASIVAKVTRDRLMRRLHERYPEYGFDTNKGYVTAAHRRALARYGPCPEHRFSFVTVARVTHGARNQGPCPWTGQDEDMHENEVGAGAV, from the coding sequence ATGAGAACTGCCTTTCGCCCGCGGCCCGGCGTGCTGCGGCGGGACGCCGGCCTCTACGGCTACGAGCGGGCGCTGGCCCGGAAGGGGTTCGCCCCGGTGGCCGGGGTGGACGAGGCCGGGCGGGGCGCGTGCGCCGGTCCCCTGGTCGTGGCCTCGGTGATCCTGGGCCGGAGGATCGCCGGGCTGGCCGACTCCAAGCTGCTCGGCGAGCCCGTACGCGAGCGCCTCCACGACCGGGTGGTCGCCGCGGCGCAGGCGGTCAGTGTGGTGGTGATCCCACCCGGCGAGATCGACGAGCACGGGCTCCACAAGTGCAACGTCGCCGGGGTGCGCCGCGCGGTGGCCGGGCTCGGCCTCGAACCCGGCTACATCCTCGTCGACGGCTTCCCCGTGCCGGGCCTTCCGGCGCCGTCCCTCGCCATGTGGAAGGGCGACCGGGTCGCGGCCTGCGTGGCCGCGGCATCGATCGTGGCGAAGGTCACCCGGGATCGGCTCATGCGCCGGCTGCACGAGCGCTATCCCGAGTACGGATTCGACACGAACAAGGGCTATGTCACGGCTGCGCATCGCCGTGCCTTGGCCCGTTATGGACCGTGCCCGGAGCATCGGTTCTCGTTCGTGACGGTGGCGAGGGTCACTCATGGGGCACGGAATCAGGGTCCGTGTCCGTGGACCGGGCAGGATGAGGACATGCACGAGAATGAGGTCGGGGCCGGTGCCGTCTAG
- a CDS encoding DUF2469 domain-containing protein: MSAEDLEKYETEMELQLYREYRDVVGLFTYVVETERRFYLTNSVELDVRTAENGDVYFDVRMQDAWVWDMYRPARFVKTVRVVTFKDVNIEELAKPELEMPKEGFSG, from the coding sequence ATGAGCGCGGAAGATCTCGAAAAATACGAAACCGAGATGGAGCTGCAGCTCTACCGGGAGTACCGCGACGTAGTCGGCCTGTTCACCTACGTCGTCGAGACCGAGCGGCGGTTCTATCTGACCAACTCCGTCGAGCTCGACGTCCGCACGGCCGAGAACGGCGACGTCTACTTCGACGTGCGGATGCAGGACGCCTGGGTCTGGGACATGTACCGCCCCGCCAGGTTCGTCAAGACCGTCCGGGTGGTCACCTTCAAGGACGTCAACATCGAGGAACTCGCCAAGCCCGAGCTCGAGATGCCGAAGGAGGGCTTCTCCGGCTGA
- a CDS encoding murein hydrolase activator EnvC family protein, whose amino-acid sequence MRSAALTLALALVCPAAAGAVPAAGHPTAPEPRSPVSGASPWGPGSPAADPGPGADAVRGTAPAPDWRWPLAGHPNVIRRFDPPARPWLSGHRGVDLAARAGQEVRAAGAGLVLIADRVVDRGVVSIRHRDGLRTTYLPVRPLVRQGQRVAAGQVIGVIEAAGGWAGHCPEVCLHWGLIHRDRYLDPLLLLGMGQVRLLPNRPTRGPGH is encoded by the coding sequence ATGCGCTCCGCAGCCCTCACGCTCGCCCTCGCGCTGGTGTGCCCGGCCGCGGCTGGAGCGGTTCCGGCCGCCGGCCATCCCACTGCTCCTGAGCCGCGGTCGCCGGTGTCCGGTGCGTCCCCGTGGGGCCCGGGCTCGCCCGCGGCCGATCCCGGTCCGGGCGCGGACGCGGTGCGGGGCACGGCGCCCGCCCCGGACTGGCGGTGGCCGCTGGCCGGCCACCCGAACGTGATCAGGCGATTCGACCCACCGGCACGGCCCTGGCTCAGCGGGCACCGCGGCGTCGACCTCGCCGCGCGGGCGGGGCAGGAGGTCCGCGCCGCAGGGGCGGGCCTGGTGCTGATCGCGGACCGGGTGGTCGACCGGGGCGTGGTCTCGATCCGGCACCGTGACGGGCTGCGCACCACCTATCTGCCGGTCCGGCCGTTGGTACGGCAGGGCCAGCGCGTCGCGGCCGGCCAGGTGATCGGGGTGATCGAGGCAGCCGGTGGCTGGGCCGGGCATTGTCCGGAGGTCTGCCTGCATTGGGGGCTCATTCACCGGGACCGGTACCTCGACCCGCTCCTCCTGCTGGGGATGGGGCAGGTCCGCCTGCTGCCGAACCGGCCGACCCGGGGACCGGGGCACTGA
- a CDS encoding tyrosine recombinase XerC — MLAAFERYLRLERDLSPHTVRAYLGDVASLFAHLRATGRERIAELDITDLRAWLGEQHRAGLSRTTLARRIACARTFTAFCHRRGWLAHDPGPLLGTTKAERRLPAVLTQEQAQAALSPPVSGDPKELRDHAIMELLYATGIRVSELCALDLGDVDRERNTIRVMGKGRKERTVPFGQPAARALDAWCVRGRPQWVRDGTPPALFLGVRGGRIDPGTVRRVVHARLAGVPGAPGMGPHGIRHTMATHLLEGGADLRSVQEILGHASLATTQLYTHVSIERLRAAYRQAHPRA, encoded by the coding sequence GTGCTGGCCGCATTCGAGCGGTACCTGCGCCTGGAGCGCGACCTGTCGCCCCACACCGTCCGGGCCTACCTCGGGGACGTCGCGTCGCTGTTCGCCCATCTGCGGGCCACCGGGCGTGAGCGCATCGCGGAGCTCGACATCACGGACCTCCGCGCCTGGCTCGGTGAGCAGCACCGCGCCGGGCTGTCCCGCACGACCTTGGCGCGGCGCATCGCGTGCGCCCGGACCTTCACCGCCTTCTGCCACCGGCGCGGCTGGCTGGCCCATGACCCGGGGCCGCTGCTCGGCACGACCAAAGCGGAGCGCCGCCTCCCGGCCGTGCTCACCCAGGAGCAGGCACAGGCCGCGCTGAGCCCGCCGGTCTCCGGTGACCCGAAGGAGCTCCGCGATCACGCGATCATGGAGCTGCTCTACGCCACGGGCATCCGGGTCAGCGAGCTGTGCGCCCTGGACCTCGGCGACGTCGACCGGGAGCGGAACACCATCCGGGTGATGGGCAAGGGCCGGAAAGAGCGCACCGTGCCGTTCGGGCAGCCCGCGGCCCGCGCGCTCGACGCCTGGTGCGTGCGCGGCAGGCCGCAGTGGGTCAGGGACGGGACACCGCCCGCGCTCTTCCTCGGCGTCCGGGGCGGCCGCATCGACCCCGGGACGGTGCGGCGCGTGGTCCACGCCCGGCTGGCCGGCGTGCCGGGAGCACCCGGCATGGGGCCGCACGGCATCCGGCACACGATGGCGACCCACCTGCTCGAAGGCGGCGCCGACCTGCGGAGCGTCCAGGAGATCCTCGGCCACGCCTCCCTGGCGACCACGCAGCTCTACACGCACGTGTCCATCGAGCGGCTGCGCGCCGCCTACCGCCAAGCCCACCCGCGGGCGTGA